One genomic segment of Candidatus Atribacteria bacterium includes these proteins:
- a CDS encoding ferrous iron transport protein A, protein MSITLDSISENQKVKVMSISGGWGIRQRLSCLGIHPGDLITVKRSAIMRGPILISVHGNQVALGRGVAGKIIVEAD, encoded by the coding sequence ATGAGCATTACTTTGGATTCAATAAGCGAAAATCAAAAAGTAAAAGTTATGAGTATTTCTGGGGGGTGGGGAATAAGGCAACGCTTAAGTTGTTTAGGTATTCATCCCGGAGACCTAATAACTGTAAAAAGGAGCGCTATAATGCGAGGTCCTATTTTAATCAGCGTCCATGGGAATCAGGTTGCTTTGGGAAGAGGAGTAGCAGGGAAAATAATAGTGGAGGCAGACTAA
- a CDS encoding HTH domain-containing protein codes for MTTRNVEDYLETIWNLQDKKGYVKAKDIAERLEISRPSVSGMIRKLSENSYILYERYGGIVLTKKGKKLAQEIKERHTLLVDFLKIIGVDEQNAQTDACKLEHDISPETINCLLKFVEFISLLPESSEWKENFQECLERKGLLEVSSKKRKIAKKKILKERENKKI; via the coding sequence ATGACTACCCGAAATGTGGAAGATTATCTGGAAACTATATGGAATTTACAGGATAAAAAAGGATATGTTAAAGCAAAAGATATTGCAGAAAGATTAGAGATAAGCCGTCCCAGTGTATCCGGGATGATTAGAAAATTATCAGAAAATAGTTATATATTGTACGAAAGATACGGGGGGATTGTATTGACAAAAAAAGGTAAAAAATTAGCCCAGGAGATCAAAGAGCGCCATACTTTATTGGTAGATTTTTTAAAGATTATCGGCGTTGATGAACAAAATGCTCAAACTGATGCTTGCAAGTTAGAGCATGACATTTCACCGGAAACCATAAATTGTCTGCTTAAATTTGTAGAATTTATTAGTTTATTACCAGAAAGCTCCGAGTGGAAAGAAAATTTTCAAGAATGTTTAGAAAGAAAAGGATTGCTAGAAGTAAGCAGTAAAAAAAGGAAAATTGCAAAGAAAAAAATATTGAAGGAGAGAGAGAATAAAAAGATATGA
- the thiS gene encoding sulfur carrier protein ThiS has protein sequence MIKVNGRDKKWEENITVALLLEKCKYTFPLIMVKVNGKYIPREKYKATTIIDGDDIQVIHSIAGG, from the coding sequence ATGATTAAAGTAAACGGAAGAGATAAGAAATGGGAAGAAAATATAACGGTTGCTCTTTTGCTGGAGAAGTGTAAGTATACCTTTCCTTTAATAATGGTGAAAGTTAATGGTAAATATATTCCCAGGGAAAAATATAAAGCTACTACAATTATTGATGGAGACGATATTCAAGTAATCCATTCTATTGCCGGAGGTTAA